One window of the Natronomonas marina genome contains the following:
- a CDS encoding alkaline phosphatase family protein has product MGLFDRLRGGEGPRVAFFGIDGVPYSLVADNEETFENLNAIEDAGAGGAIDSIVPPESSACWPALTTGVNPGETGVYGFQDREVGSYDTYVPMGRDVQATRLWSRVGDAGREATVMNVPVTFPPDRDVQRMVSGFLSPGVDKAAYPDELRETLEGLDYKIDVNAKLGHDDDKSDFIEDAHETLDARFEAFKHYITEDDWDLFFGVFMTTDRVNHFLFKHYAEDGEYKQEFLEFYEKVDRYLGELRGMLDDDTTMVVASDHGFTPLDWEVKCNVWLEENGWLSYEDDDHDSLEDIGDDTKAYSLIPGRFYVNLEGREPRGSVPQEEYEQVRSELKAELEMMEGPDGTPVADRVVTKEQAFRGDHDDIAPDLVVVPNHGFDLKSGFKGGADVFDTGPRNGMHSFDNACLFVDDDDARIDDADLYDIAPTLLELLDLEVDRGEFDGASLV; this is encoded by the coding sequence ATGGGACTGTTCGATCGACTTCGCGGCGGCGAGGGGCCACGAGTCGCCTTCTTCGGTATCGATGGGGTGCCGTACAGCCTCGTCGCGGACAACGAGGAGACCTTCGAGAACCTCAACGCCATCGAGGACGCGGGCGCCGGCGGCGCCATCGACTCCATCGTCCCGCCGGAGTCGTCGGCCTGCTGGCCGGCGCTGACGACCGGCGTCAACCCCGGCGAGACCGGCGTCTACGGCTTTCAGGATCGGGAAGTGGGTAGCTACGACACCTACGTTCCGATGGGCCGGGACGTCCAGGCGACGCGGCTGTGGAGTCGGGTCGGCGACGCCGGCCGCGAGGCGACCGTGATGAACGTGCCCGTGACCTTCCCGCCGGATCGGGACGTCCAGCGGATGGTCAGCGGCTTCCTCTCGCCCGGCGTCGACAAGGCGGCCTACCCCGACGAACTCCGCGAGACGCTGGAGGGACTCGACTACAAGATCGACGTCAACGCCAAACTCGGCCACGACGACGACAAGAGCGACTTCATCGAGGACGCCCACGAGACGCTGGACGCCCGGTTCGAGGCGTTCAAACACTACATCACGGAGGACGACTGGGACCTCTTCTTCGGCGTCTTCATGACGACCGACCGGGTCAACCACTTCCTGTTCAAACACTACGCCGAGGACGGCGAGTACAAGCAGGAGTTCCTCGAGTTCTACGAGAAGGTCGACCGCTACCTGGGCGAGTTACGCGGGATGCTCGACGACGATACCACGATGGTCGTCGCCTCCGACCACGGCTTCACGCCGCTTGACTGGGAGGTCAAGTGCAACGTCTGGCTCGAGGAGAACGGCTGGCTATCCTACGAGGACGACGACCACGACAGTCTCGAGGACATCGGCGACGACACGAAGGCGTACTCGCTGATCCCCGGCCGGTTCTACGTCAACCTCGAGGGCCGCGAGCCCCGTGGGTCCGTTCCCCAGGAGGAGTACGAGCAGGTCCGCAGCGAACTCAAGGCCGAACTCGAGATGATGGAGGGACCGGACGGCACCCCCGTCGCCGACCGCGTCGTCACGAAGGAGCAGGCCTTCCGCGGCGACCACGACGACATCGCGCCGGACCTCGTCGTCGTTCCGAACCACGGCTTCGACCTGAAGTCCGGGTTCAAGGGCGGCGCCGACGTCTTCGACACCGGTCCCCGCAACGGCATGCACAGCTTCGACAACGCCTGTCTGTTCGTCGACGACGACGACGCCCGCATCGACGACGCCGACCTCTACGACATCGCGCCGACGCTCCTGGAACTCCTCGATTTGGAGGTCGACCGCGGCGAGTTCGACGGCGCGAGCCTGGTGTAG
- the ppk1 gene encoding polyphosphate kinase 1 — MSDGGQGDGAADGTAAGTGEPADATEPDGNEPGDDASEPTVDLSDPALYLNRELSELAFQRRVLREAEDERNPPLERAKFLAILTKNLDEFFMKRVGGLKQQMAAGVTERTPDGMTPAEQWTAAFETAVPMFERQDECWRDAVRPALAEAGVEVVDIEALTDAERANLRERFEESVLPTLTPLTFDPAHPFPFISNLSLSMAVLTRRSDEEEPTFSRVKIPENRPRFLRVDEGRFVPIEAVVAANLELLFPDVEVVDHAMFRVTRNAEVRRNEEVAEDLIEAIEGVLRDRRFATVVRLEVAAGMSDRARAVLVEQLDLDAEEVVEREGLLDHEDLFDLVELDRPELKIDPWTPQPHPRLVDVEDEGEVFAEIRRGDLLVHHPYHSFEGTVQRFLQAAAHDPDVLAIKAAIYRTADDSKVIEALIDAAKNGKQVAVMVELKARFDEANNLRWVRRLEEEGIHVAYGTIGLKTHTKTSLVVREDDDGVRQYAHVGTGNYHSETAKTYEDLGVLTADPSIGHDLVKLFNFFTGHAMHDSYRKLLVAPENMRERFTELVRREAAHARDGDGGRIVAKVNRLEDPDIVEELYRASMAGVEVDLVVRDICRLRPGVEGVSETVTVRSIVGRFLEHSRVFYFENAGDERFYIGSADWMERNLDNRVEAVTPVEDDDLRERLRAILRLNLQDNRRAWEMAPDGSYTRCRPGDEAVVDTHARLMREARDAAERARTDDGVVLDLVDSLAPEEFEGPP, encoded by the coding sequence ATGAGCGACGGGGGGCAGGGGGACGGAGCCGCCGACGGAACCGCCGCGGGCACCGGGGAGCCCGCCGACGCGACGGAGCCGGACGGCAACGAACCCGGGGACGACGCGAGCGAGCCGACCGTCGACCTCTCGGACCCGGCGCTGTACCTGAACCGGGAGCTGAGCGAACTGGCGTTCCAGCGGCGGGTGCTCCGGGAGGCCGAAGACGAGCGAAATCCGCCCCTCGAGCGGGCGAAGTTCCTCGCCATCCTCACGAAGAACCTCGACGAGTTCTTCATGAAGCGAGTGGGAGGCCTCAAACAGCAGATGGCTGCCGGGGTGACCGAGCGGACGCCGGACGGGATGACGCCGGCAGAACAGTGGACGGCGGCCTTCGAGACGGCGGTGCCGATGTTCGAACGGCAGGACGAGTGCTGGCGGGATGCGGTGCGGCCGGCGCTGGCGGAGGCGGGCGTCGAGGTGGTCGACATCGAGGCGCTGACCGACGCGGAGCGAGCGAACCTCCGGGAGCGGTTCGAGGAGTCGGTGCTGCCGACGCTGACTCCGCTGACGTTCGACCCCGCCCACCCATTCCCGTTCATCTCGAACCTCAGCCTCTCGATGGCGGTGCTGACTCGCCGGTCGGACGAGGAAGAGCCGACCTTCTCGCGGGTGAAGATACCCGAGAACCGGCCGCGGTTCCTCCGGGTGGACGAGGGGCGGTTCGTCCCCATCGAGGCCGTCGTCGCCGCCAACCTCGAGTTGCTCTTCCCGGACGTCGAGGTGGTCGACCACGCGATGTTTCGGGTGACGCGCAACGCCGAGGTCCGGCGCAACGAGGAGGTCGCCGAGGACCTCATCGAGGCCATCGAGGGGGTCCTCCGGGACCGCCGGTTCGCGACGGTCGTGCGGCTGGAGGTCGCCGCCGGCATGAGCGACCGCGCCCGGGCGGTCCTCGTCGAGCAACTCGACCTCGACGCCGAGGAGGTGGTCGAACGCGAGGGACTGCTCGACCACGAGGACCTGTTCGACCTCGTCGAGTTGGACCGCCCCGAACTGAAGATCGATCCGTGGACGCCACAGCCGCACCCCCGGCTCGTCGACGTTGAGGACGAGGGCGAGGTCTTCGCCGAGATACGCCGGGGCGACCTGCTGGTCCACCACCCGTATCACTCCTTCGAGGGGACCGTCCAGCGGTTCCTGCAGGCGGCCGCCCACGACCCCGACGTGCTCGCAATCAAGGCGGCCATCTACCGGACGGCCGACGACTCGAAGGTCATCGAGGCGCTCATCGACGCCGCCAAGAACGGCAAACAGGTCGCCGTGATGGTCGAGTTGAAGGCCCGCTTCGACGAGGCGAACAACCTCCGGTGGGTCCGCCGCCTCGAGGAGGAGGGCATCCACGTCGCCTACGGCACCATCGGCCTAAAGACACACACGAAGACATCGCTCGTGGTCCGGGAGGACGACGACGGCGTCCGGCAGTACGCCCACGTCGGTACCGGCAACTACCACTCCGAGACCGCAAAGACCTACGAGGATCTGGGCGTGCTGACCGCCGACCCCAGCATCGGGCACGACCTGGTGAAGCTGTTCAACTTCTTCACGGGCCACGCGATGCACGACTCCTACCGGAAACTGCTCGTCGCCCCGGAGAACATGCGCGAGCGGTTCACGGAACTCGTTCGGCGGGAGGCCGCCCACGCCCGCGACGGCGACGGCGGTCGCATCGTCGCCAAGGTCAACCGCCTGGAGGACCCCGACATCGTCGAGGAGCTGTACCGCGCCTCGATGGCCGGCGTCGAGGTCGACCTCGTGGTGCGGGACATCTGCCGGCTCCGCCCCGGCGTCGAGGGCGTCAGCGAGACCGTCACGGTTCGCAGCATCGTCGGGCGGTTCCTCGAACACTCTCGGGTCTTCTACTTCGAGAACGCCGGCGACGAACGGTTCTACATCGGTAGCGCCGACTGGATGGAACGGAACCTCGACAACCGCGTCGAAGCGGTGACGCCCGTCGAGGACGACGACCTCCGCGAGCGCCTGCGGGCCATCCTCCGTCTGAACCTCCAGGACAACCGACGGGCCTGGGAGATGGCACCCGACGGCAGCTACACCCGGTGTCGGCCCGGCGACGAGGCGGTCGTCGACACCCACGCCCGGCTGATGCGGGAGGCCCGCGACGCCGCCGAGCGGGCCAGAACCGACGACGGCGTCGTGTTGGACCTGGTGGACTCGCTGGCGCCCGAGGAGTTCGAGGGGCCGCCCTGA
- a CDS encoding metallophosphoesterase family protein, giving the protein MRPASADGTAVAGTDGAGETAPAGATFADPLAGLHRRFDAARFDDIYVVGDVHGCIDELRDLLDPLDVDSDDLVVFVGDLVRKGPDSEAVLELVGASPNMVSVRGNNEQKFIDGEEPPERLGDGIDRVASMPAAVSFDEALVVHGGVDPRRPLAEHALVDLLETRAIPPENGYEGPFWFELHEGPPRVFFGHTVLEAPLDREWAVGLDTGCVYGGELTAYDYRAGEFVSVPARETYRHRDSDSIVDPPGR; this is encoded by the coding sequence ATGCGACCAGCAAGTGCCGACGGGACGGCCGTCGCGGGCACCGACGGTGCCGGGGAGACGGCGCCGGCCGGCGCGACGTTCGCCGACCCGCTCGCGGGACTCCACCGACGGTTCGACGCCGCCCGCTTCGACGACATCTACGTCGTCGGCGACGTTCACGGCTGTATCGACGAACTCCGCGACCTCCTCGACCCCCTCGACGTGGATTCCGACGACCTCGTCGTGTTCGTCGGCGACCTCGTCCGGAAGGGGCCGGACAGCGAGGCGGTACTGGAGTTGGTCGGCGCCTCGCCGAACATGGTGAGCGTCCGTGGCAACAACGAACAGAAGTTCATCGACGGCGAGGAACCGCCCGAGCGACTCGGTGACGGTATCGACCGCGTGGCGTCGATGCCGGCCGCCGTCTCCTTCGACGAGGCACTCGTCGTCCACGGCGGCGTCGACCCGCGTCGGCCGCTGGCCGAGCACGCGCTCGTCGACCTGCTGGAGACGCGTGCTATCCCGCCCGAGAACGGCTACGAGGGGCCATTCTGGTTCGAACTCCACGAGGGACCGCCGCGGGTATTCTTCGGCCACACCGTCCTCGAGGCGCCACTCGACCGCGAGTGGGCGGTCGGCCTCGACACCGGCTGCGTCTACGGCGGCGAACTGACGGCCTACGACTACCGCGCCGGGGAGTTCGTGAGCGTCCCGGCCCGGGAGACCTACCGGCACCGCGACTCGGACAGCATCGTCGACCCGCCCGGACGATGA
- a CDS encoding DUF4260 domain-containing protein, whose protein sequence is MEPRLLLRAEGLAVALAAIAAYYAAGGPLWLFAVLALAPDLSMVGYLAGAHAGSRLYNAVHTYLGPLALGAVGVGLAVPPLQWIALVWAAHIGVDRAVGYGLKYPTGFGDTHLSADADRRPGADVPDDPVASAVTGDD, encoded by the coding sequence ATGGAACCGAGATTACTGCTCCGTGCCGAGGGTCTCGCGGTCGCTCTCGCCGCAATCGCGGCGTACTACGCGGCCGGCGGCCCGCTGTGGCTGTTCGCGGTGCTGGCGCTGGCGCCGGACCTCTCGATGGTCGGGTACCTCGCGGGCGCTCACGCCGGAAGCCGACTCTACAACGCCGTCCACACCTACCTCGGCCCGCTGGCACTCGGCGCCGTCGGCGTGGGACTCGCCGTGCCGCCGCTCCAGTGGATCGCGCTCGTGTGGGCCGCCCACATCGGTGTCGACCGCGCGGTCGGCTACGGCCTCAAGTACCCCACCGGGTTCGGGGACACGCACCTGTCGGCCGACGCCGACCGCCGTCCCGGGGCCGACGTTCCCGACGACCCGGTCGCCAGCGCCGTCACCGGCGACGACTGA
- a CDS encoding inorganic diphosphatase translates to MAGANLWEDLETGPNAPEEIYAVVECLKGERNKYEYDKDIPGVVLDRVLHSNVHYPSDYGFIPQSYYDDEDPFDVLVLVEDQTFPGCVIEARPVALMKMDDDGEQDDKVIAVPSEDPRWDHIEDVDDIPQQTLDEIDEFFATYKNLEEGKEVETLGWEDRQAAYDAIEHAQDLYEEHFG, encoded by the coding sequence ATGGCTGGAGCGAACCTGTGGGAAGACCTCGAGACGGGGCCGAACGCGCCCGAGGAGATCTACGCGGTCGTCGAGTGCCTGAAGGGCGAGCGCAACAAGTACGAGTACGACAAGGACATCCCCGGCGTCGTTCTCGACCGGGTGTTGCACTCGAACGTCCACTACCCCTCGGACTACGGTTTCATCCCGCAGTCGTACTACGACGACGAGGACCCCTTCGACGTTCTGGTGCTCGTCGAAGACCAGACGTTCCCCGGCTGCGTCATCGAAGCCCGTCCGGTCGCGCTGATGAAGATGGACGACGACGGCGAGCAGGACGACAAGGTCATCGCGGTTCCCAGCGAGGACCCCCGCTGGGACCACATCGAGGACGTCGACGACATCCCCCAGCAGACGCTCGACGAGATAGACGAGTTCTTCGCAACGTACAAGAACTTAGAGGAGGGCAAGGAGGTCGAGACGCTGGGCTGGGAGGACCGACAGGCCGCCTACGACGCCATCGAACACGCCCAGGACCTCTACGAGGAGCACTTCGGATAG
- a CDS encoding PadR family transcriptional regulator, with translation MSEAQTATPDPGIARDLTAFQQNILTILAEDARYGLAIKRELENYYDSEVNHGRLYPNLDDLVEMGLVEKSELDKRTNEYALTDEGLEAVLGQLEWVFSNVATDGERAARLHDLVEQFE, from the coding sequence ATGTCAGAGGCACAGACAGCCACCCCGGATCCGGGCATCGCACGGGACCTGACGGCGTTCCAGCAGAACATCCTCACCATCCTGGCCGAGGACGCGAGATACGGGCTCGCGATCAAGCGCGAACTCGAGAACTACTACGACAGCGAGGTCAACCACGGCCGGCTCTACCCGAACCTCGACGACCTCGTCGAGATGGGGCTCGTCGAGAAGAGCGAACTCGACAAGCGGACCAACGAGTACGCCCTGACCGACGAGGGGCTGGAGGCGGTCCTCGGCCAGCTGGAGTGGGTCTTCTCGAACGTCGCGACGGACGGGGAACGGGCCGCGCGACTCCACGACCTGGTCGAGCAGTTCGAGTAA
- a CDS encoding DUF7108 family protein, with translation MADETPLPQEVVNRALTLTRRMRAAVDDNERAAYRTERDRLLGEHDYVPRVREDDPGETLVLYPDEWVEEGVVRVDRIEDTDRAVERSLSGVGSGDWETVEEHNRSVAERVREEYGDPHGENAHAFADFMSNHYAKRVEEATPAEREEFREEYFRRNAWPTEAQREAVEESLRLLEEIAVSG, from the coding sequence ATGGCTGACGAGACGCCACTCCCCCAGGAGGTCGTGAACCGCGCGCTGACGCTCACCCGCCGGATGCGGGCGGCCGTCGACGACAACGAGCGGGCGGCCTACCGCACCGAACGGGACCGACTGCTCGGCGAGCACGACTACGTCCCCCGGGTCCGCGAGGACGACCCCGGCGAGACGCTGGTGCTGTACCCCGACGAGTGGGTCGAGGAGGGCGTCGTCCGGGTCGACCGCATCGAGGACACCGACCGCGCCGTCGAGCGGTCGCTGTCCGGGGTCGGCAGCGGCGACTGGGAGACCGTCGAGGAACACAATCGGAGCGTCGCCGAGCGGGTCCGCGAGGAGTACGGCGACCCTCACGGCGAAAACGCCCACGCCTTCGCCGACTTCATGAGCAACCACTACGCCAAGCGGGTCGAGGAGGCGACGCCGGCCGAACGCGAGGAGTTCCGCGAGGAGTACTTCCGGCGGAACGCCTGGCCGACCGAGGCCCAACGCGAGGCTGTCGAGGAGTCGCTTCGGCTGCTCGAAGAAATCGCGGTCTCGGGGTAG
- the rnhA gene encoding ribonuclease HI, whose product MPVVDCDPEVARERLEDAGVDVEAGNTEHELWRASHAGATAVAYEDKVVVQGGDPARLVGLLREGGGRAHLYFDGGSRGNPGPAAVGWVIVTSDGIVAEGSERIGRATNNQAEYEALVRGLAAADDYGFEEAVVRGDSELVVRQVRGEWDTNDPTLREKRVRARELLERFGEWSIEHVPREINSRADELVNDALDG is encoded by the coding sequence ATGCCCGTCGTCGACTGCGACCCCGAGGTCGCCCGCGAACGGCTCGAAGACGCCGGTGTCGACGTCGAGGCCGGCAACACGGAGCACGAACTGTGGCGGGCGAGTCACGCGGGCGCGACGGCCGTCGCCTACGAGGACAAGGTCGTCGTCCAGGGTGGGGACCCCGCACGGCTCGTCGGACTGCTCCGGGAGGGCGGCGGGCGGGCCCACCTCTACTTCGACGGCGGCTCCCGCGGCAACCCCGGTCCGGCGGCGGTCGGGTGGGTCATCGTCACGAGCGACGGCATCGTCGCCGAGGGGTCCGAGCGCATCGGCCGGGCGACGAACAACCAGGCCGAGTACGAGGCACTCGTCCGTGGGCTTGCGGCGGCCGACGACTACGGCTTCGAGGAGGCCGTCGTCAGGGGCGACTCCGAACTGGTCGTCAGGCAGGTCCGCGGCGAGTGGGACACGAACGACCCGACGCTGCGCGAAAAACGGGTCCGGGCACGGGAGCTACTCGAGCGGTTCGGCGAGTGGTCCATCGAACACGTACCGCGGGAGATAAACAGCCGCGCGGACGAACTGGTCAACGACGCACTCGATGGCTGA
- a CDS encoding transcription initiation factor IIB, which yields MTRPTRQREREREEEGEGVDQDEATVCPECSSDNIVKDADRGELVCDDCGLVVEEDHIDPGPEWRAFNHSERQEKSRVGAPTTQTMHDKGLTTTIDWKDKDAYGRSISSKKRSQMHRLRKWQERIRTKDAGERNLQFALSEIDRMSSALGVPRSVREVASVIYRRALDDDLIRGRSIEGVATAALYAACRKEGIPRSLEEISEVSRVERKEIGRTYRYISQELGLEMEPVDPKKYVPRFCSELELSEEVQTKANEIIETTAEKGLLSGKSPTGYAAAAIYAASLLCNEKKTQREVADVAQVTEVTIRNRYQEQIEAMGIHS from the coding sequence ATGACACGGCCCACCCGTCAACGGGAGCGCGAGCGAGAGGAGGAGGGCGAGGGTGTCGATCAGGACGAAGCGACGGTCTGTCCGGAGTGTTCCTCGGATAACATCGTCAAGGACGCCGACCGGGGCGAGTTGGTCTGTGACGACTGTGGGCTCGTCGTCGAGGAGGACCACATCGACCCCGGGCCGGAGTGGCGGGCGTTCAACCACTCCGAGCGACAGGAAAAATCCCGCGTCGGGGCGCCGACGACCCAGACGATGCACGACAAGGGGCTGACGACGACCATCGACTGGAAGGACAAGGACGCCTACGGCCGTTCGATCTCCTCGAAGAAGCGCTCCCAGATGCACCGCCTCCGCAAGTGGCAGGAACGCATCCGCACCAAGGACGCCGGCGAGCGGAACCTCCAGTTCGCCCTCTCGGAGATCGACCGGATGTCCTCCGCACTCGGCGTCCCCCGCTCCGTCAGGGAGGTCGCCTCCGTCATCTACCGGCGGGCGCTCGACGACGATCTCATCCGCGGCCGCTCCATCGAGGGCGTCGCCACCGCCGCGCTGTACGCCGCCTGCCGCAAGGAGGGCATCCCGCGCTCCCTGGAGGAGATCAGCGAGGTCTCCCGCGTCGAGCGCAAGGAGATCGGCCGCACCTACCGCTACATCTCCCAGGAACTCGGCCTCGAGATGGAACCCGTCGACCCCAAGAAGTACGTCCCCCGCTTCTGCTCGGAACTGGAACTCTCCGAGGAGGTCCAGACGAAGGCCAACGAGATAATCGAGACGACCGCCGAGAAGGGCCTACTCTCCGGCAAGTCGCCGACCGGCTACGCCGCTGCGGCCATCTACGCTGCCTCCCTGCTCTGCAACGAGAAGAAGACCCAGCGCGAGGTCGCCGACGTCGCCCAGGTGACCGAGGTCACCATCCGGAACCGCTACCAGGAACAGATCGAAGCGATGGGCATTCACTCCTGA
- a CDS encoding DUF5518 domain-containing protein, with translation MDLRNAFAEDAWRYPVAAGLGSVPFTVLCVRVTELPSILPVFLAGGVVGYVFGGRGVPGRRVGWRTGLVGSVAVLPKSVRFVSTIPDYSWSLPFSLLAGLLAVLFVGIFVTVFGGFGALGGHVGGWLDGSSDAANASLG, from the coding sequence ATGGACCTCCGAAACGCGTTCGCGGAGGACGCCTGGCGCTACCCCGTCGCCGCCGGACTCGGTTCGGTTCCGTTCACGGTGCTGTGTGTCCGGGTCACCGAACTGCCGTCGATACTCCCCGTGTTTCTCGCCGGCGGTGTGGTCGGGTACGTGTTCGGCGGTCGGGGCGTCCCGGGTCGGCGGGTCGGGTGGCGAACGGGGCTGGTCGGTTCGGTCGCCGTACTTCCGAAATCGGTTCGGTTCGTCTCGACGATACCGGACTACTCGTGGTCACTTCCGTTCTCGCTCCTCGCGGGGTTGCTCGCGGTTCTGTTCGTGGGCATCTTCGTGACCGTCTTCGGCGGGTTCGGAGCCCTCGGCGGGCACGTCGGCGGCTGGTTGGACGGCAGTTCCGACGCGGCGAACGCCTCGCTCGGTTGA
- the nreA gene encoding DNA repair protein NreA produces the protein MRLDEYVDGLDREESVELRKLAEEKSYAITDHLDAARARFDETLTDDAVVGSTAPSVFVGRSSYPNVSTGLLAPVGDEDDADAYVTDGEWYRQDFSIEDVFAKRTGLLNSTRRATVDVEDVWDGFVGTQREVAIADRPVDVELGLAESPGFDLDGSLEDIAAPRGPRASAEAARLTENPSVPRAVEKTLSDDDWRAEGAITYLYRRGFDVYDVNNVLSVGALGVGENRRLVPTRWSITAVDDTVGQYLRGTIRNAPTIGETKVWHNRYVGNDYWIIAAPGDWEFELLELKAPGSIWNPDPDGQLYMAADREGYEGRTGYVDETSGAYYAARLGVLEHFADRDRQAKVFVVRHATNEYWAPVGVWQIRESVRNAFDNEPAVAETFHDAVRKLVPQLPVSMADLRRKSTMAAGVQADLSAFGAGGTDRP, from the coding sequence ATGCGCCTCGACGAGTACGTCGACGGACTCGACCGCGAGGAGTCCGTCGAGTTGCGGAAACTCGCCGAGGAGAAGTCATACGCCATCACGGATCACCTCGACGCCGCACGGGCCCGGTTCGACGAGACGCTGACCGACGACGCGGTGGTCGGTTCGACGGCGCCATCGGTGTTCGTCGGCCGGTCGTCGTATCCGAACGTCTCGACGGGCCTGCTGGCGCCCGTCGGCGACGAGGACGACGCCGACGCCTACGTGACCGACGGCGAGTGGTACCGGCAGGACTTCTCCATCGAGGACGTCTTCGCAAAGCGAACGGGCCTTCTGAACTCCACGCGGCGGGCGACCGTCGACGTCGAGGATGTCTGGGACGGCTTCGTCGGCACCCAGAGGGAGGTCGCCATCGCCGACCGCCCCGTCGACGTCGAACTCGGTCTGGCGGAGTCGCCGGGCTTCGACCTCGACGGCAGCCTCGAGGACATCGCCGCACCGCGGGGCCCCCGCGCCAGCGCCGAGGCCGCCCGACTGACCGAGAACCCCTCGGTTCCCCGGGCCGTCGAGAAGACCCTCTCGGACGACGACTGGCGCGCGGAGGGCGCCATCACCTACCTCTACCGCCGGGGATTCGACGTCTACGACGTCAACAACGTGCTGTCGGTCGGCGCGCTCGGGGTCGGCGAGAACCGGCGGCTGGTCCCGACGCGGTGGTCCATCACCGCCGTCGACGACACCGTCGGGCAGTACCTGCGGGGTACGATCCGCAACGCCCCGACCATCGGCGAGACGAAGGTGTGGCACAACCGCTACGTGGGCAACGACTACTGGATAATCGCGGCGCCGGGCGACTGGGAGTTCGAGTTGCTGGAACTGAAGGCGCCCGGCTCCATCTGGAACCCCGACCCAGACGGCCAACTGTATATGGCCGCCGACCGCGAGGGCTACGAGGGTCGCACGGGGTACGTCGACGAGACCTCCGGCGCCTACTACGCCGCCCGCCTCGGGGTCCTGGAGCACTTCGCCGACCGCGACCGGCAGGCGAAGGTGTTCGTGGTGCGGCACGCCACCAACGAGTACTGGGCGCCGGTCGGCGTCTGGCAGATACGCGAGTCGGTCCGCAACGCCTTCGACAACGAACCGGCCGTCGCGGAGACGTTCCACGACGCCGTCCGAAAGCTGGTGCCGCAACTGCCCGTCTCGATGGCCGACCTCCGCCGGAAGTCGACGATGGCCGCCGGCGTCCAGGCCGACCTCTCGGCGTTCGGCGCCGGCGGGACCGACCGGCCCTGA